Proteins encoded together in one Desulfosporosinus meridiei DSM 13257 window:
- a CDS encoding FeoA family protein, producing MPLTMLSPGKEAIVEACRAKETTKKFLEGLGIIPGVTISVITEFSGNLIVAVKGSRLALNRGVAQQVMVHA from the coding sequence ATGCCTTTAACTATGTTATCACCGGGTAAAGAGGCTATAGTTGAAGCATGTAGAGCTAAAGAAACAACTAAAAAGTTTCTGGAAGGTTTAGGGATTATTCCTGGGGTTACGATATCAGTCATTACCGAGTTTAGCGGCAATCTAATTGTGGCCGTCAAAGGATCTAGATTGGCCTTAAATAGGGGAGTTGCTCAGCAAGTAATGGTACATGCATGA
- a CDS encoding metallophosphoesterase translates to MVNPGFMIVVTMVLLVYGGLNYYIGLRGWQALFSYVPFFNSKVYWTIFLLLSLAYLFSRLLKKFLPIILHEILTVLGAYWMACMLYFLLIILLLDLLRVFDSRLHFVPVGIKQSLNPVLGLTVFVLVIGIISYGAWNARHPRINHYDLTITKQAGALKKLHVVMVSDIHLGTIIQNDHLTKLVDKVNELKPDLILMAGDVFDEDIESKNKQQVADNFRRLSSTYGSFAVLGNHEYIGGNANEAIKYLNEAGVKVLRDSSEEVGGSFALVGRDDLSGSRFNGTKRESLATLMEGINPSLPIIVMDHQPSHLEEPVEQKVDLQVSGHTHNGQLFPIQFITQKVFEQDWGYLRKGDFQLIVSSGYGTWGPPIRIGNTPEIVDITITFK, encoded by the coding sequence ATGGTCAATCCTGGATTTATGATAGTTGTTACCATGGTTCTTTTAGTTTATGGTGGGCTTAACTACTACATAGGTCTGCGTGGATGGCAGGCTCTGTTTAGCTATGTTCCATTTTTTAATTCCAAGGTTTATTGGACAATTTTCTTGCTGCTTTCTCTAGCTTACTTATTTAGTAGGTTATTGAAAAAATTTCTTCCTATCATCTTACATGAAATACTAACTGTTCTTGGAGCGTATTGGATGGCCTGTATGCTCTATTTCTTATTAATAATATTGTTGCTGGATCTCCTCCGTGTGTTTGACAGTCGGCTCCATTTTGTACCAGTAGGAATAAAACAGAGTTTGAACCCTGTCTTAGGGCTGACTGTTTTCGTATTAGTAATAGGAATTATTAGCTATGGAGCCTGGAATGCCCGTCATCCACGAATTAACCATTATGACCTAACAATTACAAAACAAGCAGGAGCCTTAAAGAAACTACACGTTGTCATGGTTTCCGATATACATCTTGGAACAATTATTCAGAATGATCATCTTACCAAGTTGGTCGACAAAGTTAATGAGCTGAAACCCGACTTGATTCTTATGGCGGGAGATGTGTTTGATGAAGATATTGAATCCAAAAATAAACAGCAAGTTGCGGATAACTTCCGTAGGCTGTCCTCTACTTATGGGAGTTTTGCTGTGTTAGGCAACCATGAATACATTGGCGGCAATGCCAATGAGGCAATAAAATATCTAAATGAAGCAGGAGTAAAAGTGTTAAGGGATAGTTCAGAAGAGGTTGGGGGGAGTTTCGCCCTTGTAGGGAGAGATGATTTATCGGGATCACGTTTTAATGGAACGAAGCGAGAAAGCTTAGCAACTCTGATGGAGGGGATAAATCCCTCTTTGCCAATTATAGTAATGGATCATCAACCCTCTCATTTGGAGGAACCGGTTGAACAAAAAGTAGATCTTCAGGTTTCTGGGCATACTCACAATGGGCAACTATTTCCCATTCAGTTTATTACACAGAAAGTTTTTGAACAGGATTGGGGATATCTGCGCAAAGGGGACTTTCAACTCATAGTATCATCGGGTTATGGGACATGGGGGCCTCCGATTCGAATCGGTAATACCCCTGAGATCGTGGATATTACAATAACATTTAAATAG
- a CDS encoding universal stress protein: MNQGNLFKVLLYFDGTPHSLSAAVYTADLLKRIPHMSLNIVHAQESVEGVFIPGEYNLMGQWSSDLCSVKQEVNKASQDSKIIAKINEIFFKTGQDVSQEVIFANSNIPDIVDSIIDYSTKQRPELIIMGTRGPSSFKGLMHGSLAHSVLNKSKIPVLLIKKLPQEFIDEFCSSSSEKSGRRKGRRNHLYEVKTI; this comes from the coding sequence ATGAATCAAGGAAATCTCTTTAAGGTACTTCTTTATTTTGACGGAACCCCACATTCTTTGTCAGCTGCTGTTTACACAGCAGATTTGCTAAAAAGAATACCTCATATGTCCCTAAATATCGTACATGCGCAAGAGAGTGTTGAGGGAGTGTTTATACCGGGTGAATACAATTTGATGGGCCAGTGGTCATCAGATCTCTGCTCTGTGAAACAGGAAGTTAATAAAGCGAGTCAGGATTCTAAGATTATTGCTAAAATAAATGAGATATTCTTTAAAACAGGGCAGGATGTCAGTCAAGAAGTTATCTTTGCTAATTCGAATATTCCAGATATCGTAGACTCAATCATTGATTATTCGACCAAACAGAGACCTGAATTGATCATCATGGGTACAAGAGGGCCAAGCAGCTTTAAGGGCTTAATGCATGGAAGTTTAGCCCATAGTGTCCTGAATAAATCTAAAATACCGGTATTACTGATTAAGAAACTGCCTCAGGAATTTATTGATGAGTTTTGCTCTTCTTCGTCAGAGAAGTCTGGTCGTCGCAAAGGGCGAAGAAATCACTTATATGAGGTGAAAACAATATAA
- a CDS encoding FeoA family protein produces MDRTLKELRTGEKGLIVKVLGEKGSVKKRLMDMGVTRGAEVLVRKVAPLGDPIEVNIRGYELTLRKAEVQNIILESGLLLHKEE; encoded by the coding sequence TTGGATAGAACTTTAAAGGAGTTACGAACAGGTGAAAAAGGCCTGATTGTCAAAGTCTTAGGTGAAAAGGGTTCTGTAAAGAAACGTTTAATGGATATGGGTGTGACCCGGGGAGCAGAAGTATTGGTAAGGAAAGTAGCGCCACTTGGCGACCCAATAGAAGTCAATATTCGGGGGTACGAATTAACCCTGAGGAAGGCTGAGGTGCAAAATATTATACTAGAATCAGGGTTGCTCCTGCATAAAGAGGAGTAA
- a CDS encoding sulfite exporter TauE/SafE family protein: MAGEAVNLVGEVMRFIDITPKTGLSMIGLGFLGGTLSGFLGSGGAFVMTPGMMALGVPGIAAVSSNLAHKFGKAMVGARKHSKMGNVDVKLGVFMVAFLLLGVRLAVILNESIFASMGKEGSNLYISVVFVVLLSGLSVFILRDISKPNSNKGSSEPSGLAAKLSSLNIPPMIYFKVANVRVSLWLVAIIGLATGWLAGTVGVGGFIGVPAMIYLLGIPTMVAAGTELFLAIFSGASGSFQYAMNGFVDIRLVLLLYLGSLLGLHIGANATKMVTELQIKFVMAMVIGMSALSRAFAIPKYLTDLHMMNLSNGVAGLLDLAATVTLYGGAIIGVLMIIRYIVRYKQASKVNSLSSVQSTLKRDLA; the protein is encoded by the coding sequence ATGGCTGGAGAAGCAGTTAATCTAGTTGGAGAGGTTATGCGGTTTATAGATATTACCCCAAAAACGGGACTCTCTATGATAGGACTTGGTTTTTTAGGAGGAACATTAAGCGGCTTTTTAGGAAGCGGTGGTGCCTTTGTAATGACACCAGGCATGATGGCCTTGGGGGTTCCCGGTATCGCAGCAGTAAGTTCGAATCTTGCTCATAAATTTGGTAAAGCAATGGTTGGGGCCAGGAAGCACTCTAAGATGGGAAATGTCGATGTCAAGCTCGGCGTGTTCATGGTAGCTTTTCTATTACTTGGAGTTAGATTAGCGGTTATTCTAAATGAGTCAATTTTTGCTAGTATGGGCAAGGAAGGTTCGAACTTGTATATTAGTGTAGTTTTTGTTGTTCTGTTATCCGGTCTTTCGGTTTTTATTTTAAGAGATATTTCTAAGCCAAACTCTAATAAGGGTTCAAGTGAACCGTCGGGATTAGCAGCTAAATTATCAAGCTTAAATATTCCACCTATGATCTATTTTAAAGTTGCTAATGTTCGTGTATCCTTATGGCTCGTTGCGATTATCGGTTTAGCAACCGGATGGTTAGCTGGAACAGTAGGTGTAGGAGGATTCATTGGAGTTCCAGCCATGATATATCTTCTGGGTATCCCTACAATGGTGGCAGCAGGGACAGAATTATTCTTAGCTATTTTCTCAGGTGCCTCAGGGTCCTTTCAGTATGCTATGAATGGTTTTGTGGATATTCGGCTGGTTTTACTGCTATATTTGGGATCTCTTTTAGGACTCCATATTGGGGCCAACGCCACTAAAATGGTTACTGAATTGCAAATTAAATTTGTAATGGCTATGGTAATTGGTATGTCTGCTCTAAGCAGAGCCTTTGCTATTCCCAAATATTTGACTGACCTGCATATGATGAACCTATCTAATGGAGTGGCTGGTCTTCTTGATTTGGCAGCTACAGTTACTCTGTACGGTGGTGCTATTATAGGCGTATTGATGATAATTCGGTATATTGTTCGATATAAACAGGCCTCAAAAGTAAACTCACTGAGCTCGGTTCAGAGTACCCTAAAGCGTGATCTTGCCTAA